One Fusarium falciforme chromosome 1, complete sequence genomic window carries:
- a CDS encoding Vacuolar ATPase assembly integral membrane protein VMA21: MATRRIIATEKTILDKDDPIEEKSDIAPAVPKDVIYKLLAFTIGMIVLPIGSYFLTVNTIFRGNSSFAGGFAAVMANVVLVAYIIVAMKEENAEQTGKPKSDSKKDQ, translated from the exons ATGGCGACCCGACGTATCATTGCGACTGAAAAGACCATCCTCGATAAGGATGACCCTATTGAGGAAAAGTCCGATATTGCTCCTGCTGTGCCAAA GGATGTCATCTACAAGCTCTTGGCCTTTACTATTGGCATGATTGTACTCCCCATCGGATCCTACTTTCTCACTGTTAATACCATCTTCCGGG GCAACTCATCCTTCGCTGGTGGCTTTGCTGCTGTCATGGCCAATGTCGTGCTTGTTGCATATATCATCGTCGCAatgaaggaggagaacgCCGAGCAGACAGGTAAACCAAAGTCTGACAGTAAAAAGGATCAATAG
- a CDS encoding Myb-like domain-containing protein — MLLPSALSCDASHSSHSSQPRLQPSLFSPPASPPSHAPFANIMTTCRSLQSLLANPAPITTDSRAMPSLAQLPTPPLAHAPPPLKLRLRSRDNRREPVGPKKITKRAPPRGANKRRRTPEDDADRYGSESDSAGEAPSSPCQPAEPVAPSTPKRTRIAPEQLPLGLERSDFHRMQGNNTTEDSTENNSAEVGEEEWTAEDDRILIELVLEKLKLSKTEWQDCARNLGRDRHAVNRRWKSLIMNGDVGLKTRSGRRSRLHSTW, encoded by the coding sequence ATGCTCCTCCCGTCCGCTCTGTCGTGCGATGCATCGCACTCGTCGCACTCCTCCCAGCCTCGACTTCAaccctctctcttctctcctcccgcCAGCCCCCCGTCGCACGCTCCATTCGCCAACATCATGACAACCTGCCGCTCCCTCCAGTCTCTGCTCGCCAATCCCGCGCCCATCACCACCGACTCACGCGCCATGCCATCGCTCGCTCAACTACCCACGCCGCCGCTTGCCCACGCGCCTCCTCCGTTGAAGCTGCGCCTGCGGTCGCGCGACAATCGCCGTGAGCCGGTCGGACCCAAGAAGATCACTAAGCGCGCTCCGCCGCGTGGCGCCAACAAGAGACGCCGCACCCCCGAGGACGATGCAGACCGCTATGGTTCCGAAAGTGACTCGGCTGGTGAGgcgccatcgtcgccatgCCAGCCCGCCGAACCAGTTGCACCCTCAACACCTAAGCGCACGCGCATCGCTCCTGAACAACTCCCTCTTGGTCTCGAGCGCTCCGACTTCCACAGAATGCAGGGCAACAACACCACCGAAGACAGCACAGAAAACAACAGCGCCGaagtgggagaagaagagtggACCGCTGAGGATGATCGCATCCTCATCGAACTCGtactcgagaagctcaagttgTCCAAGACTGAATGGCAAGATTGCGCCCGAAACCTCGGTCGCGATCGCCATGCCGTAAACCGTCGCTGGAAGAGTCTAATAATGAACGGCGACGTTGGCCTCAAGACGCGATCTGGCCGCCGAAGCAGGCTACACTCAACCTGGTAG